The Oncorhynchus mykiss isolate Arlee chromosome 20, USDA_OmykA_1.1, whole genome shotgun sequence genome includes a region encoding these proteins:
- the rab23 gene encoding ras-related protein Rab-23, which translates to MLEEDMEVAIKVVVVGNGAVGKSSMIQRYCKGIFTKDYKKTIGVDFLERQLLVNDEDVRLMLWDTAGQEEFDAITKAYYRGAQACVLVFSTTDRESFEAIGSWWEKVEIEVGDIPTVLVQNKIDLLDDTVIKNEEAEGLAKKLKLRFYRTSVKEDLNVNEVFKYLADKYLQRLKRQTAEEPEVVHTTSNKIGVFNTTSSNLSSQNSSNGREVISLRPNKQRTKRTKNPFGSCSLL; encoded by the exons ATGTTGGAGGAGGACATGGAAGTGGCCAtcaaggtggtggtggtgggcaaCGGTGCGGTGGGGAAGTCTAGCATGATCCAGCGCTACTGCAAGGGCATCTTCACCAAGGACTACAAGAAGACCATCGGTGTGGACTTCCTGGAGAGACAGCTACT AGTGAATGATGAAGATGTGAGATTGATGTTGTGGGACACGGCAGGGCAGGAAGAGTTTGACGCCATCACCAAGGCCTACTACCGCG GTGCCCAGGCGTGTGTACTGGTCTTCTCCACCACCGACAGGGAATCGTTTGAGGCCATCGGCAGCTGGTGGGAGAAGGTGGAGATAGAGGTGGGAGACATCCCCACTGTCCTGGTGCAGAACAAGATTGACCTTCTAGATGACACGGTGATCAAAAA TGAGGAGGCAGAAGGTCTGGCCAAGAAGCTCAAGTTAAGGTTTTACCGAACCTCCGTAAAGGAGGACCTCAATGTCAATGAAG TTTTTAAATACCTAGCAGATAAGTATCTGCAGCGACTGAAGCGGCAAACAGCAGAAGAGCCTGAGGTAGTCCATACAACTAGCAATAAAATTG GAGTTTTCAACACCACAAGTAGTAACTTATCTAGTCAGAACTCCAGCAACGGCCGAGAAGTCATCAGCTTGCGACCCAACAAACAGAGGACAAAGAGAACCAAAAACCCCTTTGGTAGCTGCAGCCTTCTTTAG